One Oharaeibacter diazotrophicus DNA window includes the following coding sequences:
- a CDS encoding homospermidine synthase: MNSWPVHGKITGPVVMIGFGSIGRGTLPLIERHLEFDRTRMVVIDPVDADRNLLDDRGIRFVQTKVTQQNYRELLTPLLTNGPGRGFCVNLSVDTSSLDIMKLCRELGALYVDTVVEPWEGFYFDRSADPALRSNYMLRESVRAERRANPGGPTAVSCCGANPGMVSWLVKAALINIARDTGIDHVEPTNRAGWAELMQRVGVKGIHIAERDTQRAVHPKPTDTFWNTWSVDGFVSEGLQPAELGWGTHETWFPPTGREHESGYKAAIYLMQPGADTRVRTWCPTLGPQFGFLVTHNEAISIADYYTVGDRLNPEYRPTCHYAYHPCNDAVLSLHEMFGRAGKVQTHRHVLGEREIEEGFDELGVLLFGHGKNAYWYGTHLTIRRARELAPFQNATGLQVSSAVLAGMVWALDNPSAGIVETDEMDWRRCLEVQTPYLGRVFGAYTDWTPLDGRPGYFPEDLDLDEPWSFRNILDH, encoded by the coding sequence ATGAATTCATGGCCCGTGCACGGCAAGATCACAGGTCCGGTCGTCATGATCGGTTTCGGTTCCATCGGCCGCGGCACTCTTCCGCTCATCGAGCGGCACCTTGAATTCGACCGAACGCGCATGGTCGTGATCGACCCCGTCGACGCCGACCGCAACCTCCTCGACGACCGTGGCATCCGCTTCGTCCAGACCAAGGTCACCCAACAGAACTACCGCGAGCTGCTGACGCCGTTGCTGACCAACGGACCCGGTCGCGGCTTCTGCGTCAACCTCTCGGTCGACACCTCCTCGCTCGACATCATGAAGCTGTGCCGCGAGCTCGGCGCGCTCTACGTCGACACCGTCGTCGAGCCGTGGGAGGGCTTCTACTTCGACCGCTCCGCCGACCCGGCGCTGCGCTCCAACTACATGCTGCGCGAGAGCGTGCGCGCCGAGCGCCGCGCCAATCCGGGCGGCCCGACCGCCGTGTCCTGCTGCGGCGCCAACCCCGGCATGGTGTCCTGGCTGGTCAAGGCGGCGCTCATCAACATCGCCCGCGACACCGGCATCGACCACGTCGAGCCGACCAACCGCGCCGGCTGGGCCGAGCTGATGCAGCGCGTCGGCGTCAAGGGCATCCACATCGCCGAGCGCGACACCCAGCGCGCGGTGCATCCGAAGCCCACCGACACCTTCTGGAACACCTGGTCGGTCGACGGCTTCGTCTCCGAGGGCCTGCAGCCGGCCGAACTCGGCTGGGGCACCCACGAGACCTGGTTCCCGCCGACCGGCCGCGAGCACGAGTCGGGCTACAAGGCCGCGATCTACCTGATGCAGCCGGGCGCCGACACCCGCGTGCGCACCTGGTGCCCGACGCTCGGGCCGCAGTTCGGCTTCCTCGTCACCCACAACGAAGCGATCTCGATCGCCGACTACTACACCGTCGGCGACCGCCTGAACCCGGAATACCGGCCGACCTGCCACTACGCCTACCACCCTTGCAACGACGCGGTACTGTCGCTGCACGAGATGTTCGGCCGTGCCGGCAAGGTGCAGACCCATCGCCACGTCCTCGGCGAGCGCGAGATCGAGGAGGGCTTCGACGAACTCGGCGTGCTGCTGTTCGGCCACGGCAAGAACGCCTACTGGTACGGCACCCATCTCACCATCCGCCGCGCCCGCGAGCTGGCGCCGTTCCAGAACGCCACCGGCCTGCAGGTGTCCTCGGCGGTGCTGGCGGGCATGGTCTGGGCCCTCGACAACCCGAGCGCCGGCATCGTCGAGACCGACGAGATGGACTGGCGCCGCTGCCTCGAGGTGCAGACGCCCTATCTCGGCCGCGTCTTCGGCGCCTACACCGACTGGACCCCGCTCGACGGCCGGCCGGGCTACTTCCCCGAGGACCTCGACCTCGACGAGCCCTGGAGCTTCCGCAACATCCTGGATCACTGA
- a CDS encoding bifunctional metallophosphatase/5'-nucleotidase, giving the protein MGVIRKLVAAGLVGAAFAVSALPAAAATVDVTLLLVNDLYKMSGDKVRGGFARLAAVARAERAKGGNLLYVHAGDAISPSLMSGFDQGAHVIELLNVVPPDVFVPGNHEFDFGPEVFLKRVGESKFPWFAANIAGADGKPLPQLKGPEIRDLGGVKVGLVPLAADDSPQDGTTGDLKFASTVDTGLAVAKDLRAQGADLIVAVAHANRTQDKELYDSNAFDVILSGDDHDLALFFDGKKVLAESNEEANFVTAVDLKVDVEEKDGKRTVTWFPNFRIIDTATVTPDPETQKVVETYEAELSSELDVTIGRTDVELDSRKATVRGTEAAIGNLVADAMREAVGADVAIANGGGIRGNKVYAAGSDITRRDILTELPFGNRTVLLAMPGKDVQAAIENGLSQIEDAAGRFPQVSGMVVTYAPTAPKGARVKSITVGGAPLDPDKTYKVATNDYMAQGGDGYAVFKHAEVLIGDRVAKLLANDVMVHVKKVGTVTSKVEGRLVAQ; this is encoded by the coding sequence ATGGGAGTGATACGCAAGCTCGTCGCGGCCGGACTTGTCGGCGCCGCCTTCGCCGTCTCGGCGCTGCCGGCGGCGGCCGCCACGGTCGACGTCACCCTCCTGCTCGTCAACGACCTCTACAAGATGTCGGGCGACAAGGTGCGCGGCGGCTTCGCCCGACTCGCCGCCGTCGCCCGCGCCGAGCGCGCCAAGGGCGGCAACCTCCTCTACGTCCACGCCGGCGACGCCATCTCGCCGTCGCTGATGTCGGGCTTCGACCAGGGCGCCCACGTGATCGAACTCCTCAACGTGGTGCCGCCGGACGTGTTCGTGCCGGGCAACCACGAGTTCGACTTCGGGCCCGAGGTGTTCCTGAAGCGCGTCGGGGAATCGAAGTTCCCGTGGTTCGCCGCCAACATCGCCGGCGCCGACGGCAAGCCGCTGCCGCAGTTGAAGGGCCCGGAGATCCGCGACCTCGGCGGCGTCAAGGTTGGCCTCGTGCCGCTCGCCGCCGACGACAGCCCGCAGGACGGCACCACCGGCGACCTGAAGTTCGCGTCGACGGTCGACACCGGCCTCGCCGTCGCCAAGGACCTGCGTGCGCAGGGCGCCGACCTGATCGTCGCGGTCGCCCACGCCAACCGCACCCAGGACAAGGAACTCTACGACAGCAACGCCTTCGACGTCATCCTGTCGGGCGACGACCACGACCTCGCGCTGTTCTTCGACGGCAAGAAGGTGCTCGCCGAGAGCAACGAGGAGGCCAACTTCGTCACCGCGGTCGACCTGAAGGTCGACGTCGAGGAGAAGGACGGCAAGCGCACCGTCACCTGGTTCCCGAACTTCCGCATCATCGACACCGCCACGGTGACGCCGGATCCGGAGACCCAGAAGGTCGTCGAGACATACGAGGCCGAACTCTCCTCCGAACTCGACGTCACCATCGGCAGGACCGACGTCGAGCTCGACAGCCGCAAGGCGACCGTGCGCGGTACGGAGGCGGCGATCGGCAATCTCGTCGCCGACGCCATGCGCGAGGCGGTCGGGGCCGACGTCGCCATCGCCAACGGCGGCGGCATCCGCGGCAACAAGGTCTACGCCGCCGGCTCCGACATCACCCGCCGCGACATCCTCACCGAACTGCCGTTCGGCAATCGCACCGTCCTCCTGGCGATGCCGGGCAAGGACGTCCAGGCGGCGATCGAGAACGGGCTGAGCCAGATCGAGGACGCCGCCGGCCGCTTCCCGCAGGTGTCGGGCATGGTGGTGACCTACGCTCCGACCGCGCCGAAGGGCGCGCGCGTCAAGTCGATCACCGTCGGCGGCGCGCCGCTCGATCCGGACAAGACCTACAAGGTCGCCACCAACGACTACATGGCCCAGGGCGGCGACGGCTACGCGGTGTTCAAGCACGCCGAGGTGCTGATCGGCGACCGCGTCGCCAAACTGCTCGCCAACGACGTGATGGTGCACGTCAAGAAGGTCGGCACGGTGACGAGCAAGGTCGAGGGCCGCCTCGTCGCGCAGTGA
- a CDS encoding TRAP transporter small permease subunit: protein MAFLLTISRGIDALNAVLSRAVMWLVLVAILISAGNAVVRKLFSISSNAFLEAQWYLFSAVFLIAAGYALQKGEHVKIDLVYGRLSRRTQIWIEIFGTIFFLLPFCIVTVWLVWPVVADKIATGETSANAGGLPMWPVWILIPAGFIPLGLQGLSELVKRVAFLTGQGPDPALAHEKQPH, encoded by the coding sequence ATGGCCTTTCTGTTGACGATCAGTCGAGGGATCGACGCCCTCAACGCCGTGCTGAGCCGCGCGGTGATGTGGCTCGTGCTGGTGGCGATCCTGATCAGCGCCGGCAATGCGGTGGTCCGGAAACTGTTCTCGATCTCCTCCAACGCCTTCCTCGAGGCGCAGTGGTACCTGTTCTCGGCGGTGTTCCTGATCGCCGCCGGCTACGCCCTGCAGAAGGGCGAGCACGTCAAGATCGACCTCGTCTACGGCCGGCTGTCGCGCCGGACCCAGATCTGGATCGAGATCTTCGGCACGATCTTCTTCCTGCTGCCGTTCTGCATCGTCACCGTCTGGCTGGTCTGGCCGGTGGTCGCCGACAAGATCGCCACCGGCGAGACCTCGGCCAACGCCGGCGGCCTGCCGATGTGGCCGGTGTGGATCCTGATCCCGGCCGGGTTCATCCCGCTCGGCCTCCAGGGCCTTTCCGAACTCGTCAAGCGCGTCGCCTTCCTGACCGGGCAGGGGCCCGATCCGGCGCTCGCCCACGAGAAGCAACCGCACTGA
- a CDS encoding radical SAM protein, with product MSALPTPAPAAATAAGVDLDARYDALARTERLLPVKVTAFYRRKLDEEAAAVGPGVGPLHRTARPVAERFAPAVGDEVDDWVDDRSNMPTGTAAIVHKYPDRVLFMPTSVCAGHCQYCFRQDVLTDAHAAGRTGVSAELDRLVDHLAAHPGVTEVILSGGDPMTLPLRDLAAILTRLAGLPRPPSIRIHTRTLAFAPKTFADPAKLDLLAAADVRLVHHFVHPYEICDEVAAVLRELRRRDVRMYNHFPLIRGVNDHVAVLDRLIRRLDDERVRTLSVYVPEPIRRSAPFRLSLKRVFALQDALTETTPSWINAVRFTLDSPIGKVRRDHVVAWDEAARRVTFARDGRRFVYPDFPPDRDVPGDPAVMLWRG from the coding sequence ATGTCCGCCCTGCCGACGCCCGCTCCCGCCGCTGCGACCGCCGCCGGCGTCGACCTCGACGCCCGCTACGACGCGCTCGCCAGGACCGAACGGCTGCTGCCGGTCAAGGTGACCGCCTTCTACCGCCGCAAGCTCGACGAGGAGGCGGCCGCGGTCGGCCCCGGCGTCGGGCCGCTCCACCGCACCGCGCGTCCGGTCGCCGAGCGCTTCGCCCCGGCGGTGGGCGACGAGGTCGACGACTGGGTCGACGACCGCTCGAACATGCCGACCGGCACGGCGGCGATCGTGCACAAGTACCCCGACCGGGTGCTGTTCATGCCGACGTCGGTCTGCGCCGGCCACTGCCAGTACTGCTTCCGCCAGGACGTGCTGACCGACGCCCACGCCGCCGGCCGCACCGGCGTTTCCGCCGAGCTCGACCGGCTGGTCGACCATCTCGCCGCTCATCCCGGCGTGACCGAGGTGATCCTCTCCGGCGGCGATCCGATGACGCTGCCGCTGCGCGACCTCGCGGCGATCCTGACCCGGCTCGCCGGCCTGCCGCGGCCGCCGTCGATCCGGATCCACACCCGCACGCTCGCCTTCGCGCCGAAGACCTTCGCCGATCCGGCCAAGCTCGACCTGCTCGCGGCGGCGGACGTCCGGCTGGTGCACCATTTCGTGCACCCCTACGAGATTTGCGACGAGGTCGCGGCGGTGCTGCGGGAGCTCCGCCGCCGCGACGTCAGGATGTACAACCATTTCCCGCTGATCCGCGGGGTCAACGACCACGTCGCCGTACTCGACCGGCTGATCCGGCGGCTCGACGACGAGCGCGTGCGCACGCTGTCGGTCTACGTGCCCGAGCCGATCCGGCGCTCGGCGCCGTTCCGCCTCTCCCTGAAGCGCGTCTTCGCGCTCCAGGACGCGCTGACCGAGACGACGCCGAGCTGGATCAACGCGGTGCGCTTCACCCTCGACAGCCCGATCGGCAAGGTCCGCCGCGACCACGTCGTCGCCTGGGACGAGGCGGCCCGCCGCGTCACCTTCGCCCGCGACGGCCGCCGTTTCGTCTACCCGGACTTCCCGCCCGACCGGGACGTCCCCGGCGACCCCGCCGTCATGCTGTGGCGGGGCTGA
- a CDS encoding MarR family winged helix-turn-helix transcriptional regulator gives MSFNHRKSVTFRLVQAARAHRTRAGVHLARIGLHPGQEAVLKALAEADGQSMSELAAALSVQPPTVTKMIARLGAQGLVTRQVSASDGRLARVFLTETGRDRVAAVDTVWKRVEKEALAGLDDKDRKRLRRLLKMIERNLQPGNHAGDDADDDDVDTAEAPTAPAAPVPAAALPEPADA, from the coding sequence ATGAGCTTCAACCACCGCAAGAGCGTGACCTTCCGCCTCGTCCAGGCGGCCCGCGCCCACCGTACCCGCGCCGGCGTCCATCTCGCCCGCATCGGCCTGCACCCCGGCCAGGAGGCGGTGCTGAAGGCGCTCGCCGAGGCCGACGGCCAGTCGATGTCCGAGCTCGCCGCCGCTCTGTCGGTGCAGCCGCCGACCGTGACCAAGATGATCGCCCGCCTCGGCGCCCAGGGCCTCGTCACCCGTCAGGTCTCGGCCTCCGACGGCCGGCTCGCCCGCGTCTTCCTGACCGAGACCGGCCGCGATCGCGTCGCCGCCGTCGACACGGTCTGGAAGCGCGTCGAGAAGGAGGCGCTCGCCGGGCTCGACGACAAGGACCGCAAGCGCCTGCGCCGCCTGCTCAAGATGATCGAGCGCAACCTGCAGCCGGGCAACCACGCCGGCGACGACGCGGACGACGACGACGTCGACACCGCCGAGGCGCCCACGGCGCCCGCCGCCCCGGTGCCGGCCGCCGCGCTGCCGGAACCGGCCGACGCCTGA
- a CDS encoding response regulator: MAAAASDNRLQRLSPEADARILIVEDDDDDVRLIRRLLRQAPISLEVQSVGDGSKALDYLESIGCAEDPRMPDLILLDINMPVMDGPRFLALLRSHPEFRALPVVALTTSSDVDTVRRAYDSGANAVINKVDSLDGMSQIVNTIVDFWFRIARRYYVE; the protein is encoded by the coding sequence ATGGCCGCCGCAGCGTCGGACAACCGTCTGCAGAGGTTGTCGCCCGAGGCGGACGCGCGCATCCTCATCGTCGAGGACGACGACGACGACGTGCGTCTGATCCGCCGCCTGCTCCGGCAGGCACCGATCTCGCTCGAGGTGCAGTCCGTCGGGGACGGCAGCAAGGCGCTCGACTACCTGGAGTCGATCGGCTGCGCCGAGGATCCGCGCATGCCGGACCTCATCCTGCTCGACATCAACATGCCGGTGATGGACGGCCCGCGCTTCCTCGCGCTTCTGCGCTCCCATCCCGAATTCCGGGCGCTGCCGGTGGTGGCGCTGACGACCTCGTCGGACGTCGACACCGTGCGCCGCGCCTACGATTCCGGCGCCAACGCCGTCATCAACAAGGTCGACAGCCTCGACGGCATGAGCCAGATCGTCAACACCATCGTCGACTTCTGGTTCAGGATCGCCCGCCGCTACTACGTGGAGTAA
- a CDS encoding WD40 repeat domain-containing protein, translating into MPTVTSLALPGFVVWSGYLGAVPVWATGDGTVTFGTAARAEKAHTGILAAERTEDGRALVTGGDDGKVIRWSAEGVPTVLAEKGRKWIDQIATGPGGAVAFASGRTVWVRDGQGREHELARPRAVGGLAFFPRGLRVAIAGYNGVGLWFPGTAAAPQELEWKGSHIAVTVSPDGANVVTSMQESALHGWRLRDGQHMRMSGYPGKVKSMSWSLKGRFLATSGAGASVAWPFHYKDGPMGKRPLELGPRQEIVTRVACHPAEEIAALGYEDGMILLVRLADGEEVLLRRPDGAPISALGWDASGLELAFGAETGTAGVVDLSS; encoded by the coding sequence TTGCCCACCGTCACGTCCCTCGCGCTGCCCGGCTTCGTCGTCTGGTCCGGCTATCTCGGCGCCGTCCCGGTGTGGGCGACCGGCGACGGCACGGTCACCTTCGGCACCGCGGCGCGGGCGGAGAAGGCGCACACCGGCATCCTCGCCGCCGAGCGCACCGAGGACGGCCGCGCGCTGGTCACCGGCGGCGACGACGGCAAGGTGATCCGCTGGAGCGCGGAGGGCGTGCCGACCGTGCTCGCCGAGAAGGGCCGCAAGTGGATCGACCAGATCGCGACCGGGCCGGGCGGTGCGGTCGCCTTCGCCTCGGGCCGCACGGTCTGGGTCCGCGACGGCCAGGGCCGCGAGCACGAGCTCGCCCGGCCGCGCGCGGTCGGCGGACTCGCCTTCTTCCCCAGGGGGCTGCGGGTCGCGATCGCCGGCTACAACGGCGTCGGCCTGTGGTTCCCCGGCACCGCGGCGGCGCCGCAGGAGCTCGAGTGGAAGGGCTCGCACATCGCGGTCACCGTGTCGCCCGACGGGGCCAACGTGGTGACGTCGATGCAGGAGAGCGCGTTGCACGGCTGGCGCCTGCGCGACGGCCAGCACATGCGGATGTCCGGCTATCCCGGCAAGGTCAAGTCGATGTCGTGGTCGCTGAAGGGGCGCTTCCTCGCCACCTCCGGCGCCGGGGCGTCGGTGGCGTGGCCGTTCCACTACAAGGACGGCCCGATGGGCAAGCGGCCGCTCGAACTCGGGCCGCGCCAGGAGATCGTCACCCGCGTCGCCTGCCACCCGGCCGAGGAGATCGCCGCCCTCGGCTACGAGGACGGCATGATCCTCTTGGTCCGCCTCGCCGACGGCGAGGAGGTGCTGCTGCGCCGGCCGGACGGCGCGCCGATCTCCGCGCTCGGCTGGGACGCCTCGGGCCTCGAACTCGCCTTCGGCGCCGAGACCGGCACCGCCGGCGTGGTCGACCTGTCGTCCTGA
- the hemH gene encoding ferrochelatase → MNTHVPPRSVPTPMQLPAGHPPVRSGRVGVLLVNLGTPDGTDRRSMRRYLEEFLTDRRVIEWPRALWYPILYGIVLNTRPARKGRDYATIWNKERNESPLRTFTRSQGEQLAARLSAHPNVTVDWAMRYGRPSIDERMAALKDAGCDRVLIFPLYPQYAASTTATVNDVVYRRLLKERWQPALRTVPPYHDDPAYVDALARSIETHLASLPWQPEVVLASFHGIPKSYFEKGDPYHCHCMKTGRLLRERLGWDKDRLRITFQSRFGPEEWLQPYTDKTVEALAKSGVKNLAVITPGFVSDCLETLEEIAVENGEIFHHAGGVNFSHIPCLNDGPLGMDVVEAVVRRELSGWI, encoded by the coding sequence ATGAACACCCACGTGCCCCCGCGGTCCGTCCCGACGCCGATGCAGCTGCCCGCGGGGCACCCGCCGGTGCGAAGCGGCCGCGTCGGCGTCCTCCTCGTCAATCTCGGCACCCCCGACGGCACCGACCGCCGCTCGATGCGGCGCTATCTCGAGGAGTTCCTGACCGACCGCCGCGTCATCGAGTGGCCGCGCGCGCTGTGGTACCCGATCCTCTACGGCATCGTCCTCAACACCCGTCCGGCCCGCAAGGGTCGCGACTACGCGACGATCTGGAACAAGGAGCGCAACGAGAGCCCGCTGCGCACTTTCACGCGCTCGCAGGGCGAACAGCTCGCCGCCCGCCTCTCGGCCCATCCGAACGTCACGGTCGACTGGGCGATGCGCTACGGCCGGCCCTCGATCGACGAGCGCATGGCGGCCCTGAAGGACGCCGGCTGCGACCGCGTGCTGATCTTCCCGCTCTATCCGCAATACGCCGCCTCGACGACGGCGACGGTCAACGACGTGGTCTACCGCCGGCTGCTGAAGGAGCGCTGGCAGCCGGCGCTGCGCACCGTGCCGCCCTACCACGACGATCCCGCCTACGTCGACGCGCTCGCCCGCTCGATCGAGACGCACCTCGCCTCCCTCCCCTGGCAGCCCGAGGTCGTGCTCGCGTCCTTCCACGGCATCCCGAAGAGCTATTTCGAGAAGGGCGACCCCTACCACTGCCATTGCATGAAGACCGGCCGGCTGCTGCGCGAGCGGCTCGGCTGGGACAAGGACCGGCTGCGGATCACCTTCCAGTCGCGCTTCGGGCCGGAGGAGTGGCTGCAGCCCTACACCGACAAGACCGTGGAGGCGCTGGCGAAATCGGGCGTGAAGAACCTCGCCGTGATCACGCCGGGCTTCGTGTCGGACTGCCTCGAGACGCTCGAGGAGATCGCGGTCGAGAACGGCGAGATCTTCCACCACGCCGGCGGGGTCAACTTCTCGCACATCCCCTGCCTGAACGACGGCCCGCTCGGCATGGACGTGGTCGAGGCGGTGGTGCGCCGCGAACTCTCCGGCTGGATCTGA
- a CDS encoding CobW family GTP-binding protein, which yields MSEKSAAPIPVTVLTGYLGAGKTTLLNRILTEDHGKRYAVIVNEFGEIGIDNDLIVDTDEEVYEMNNGCICCTVRGDLIRVVENLAKRRGAFDAILVETTGLADPAPVAQTFFMDEEVRKMSRLDAVVTVVDAKHLMDRLADAPEAEDQVAFADVILLNKTDLVSAEELAEVEATLRQLNPYARIHRTQRSQVPLDAILDKGAFDLDRILSLDPHFLDGEEDDHVCGPDCDHDHHHHHGHDHDHGHHHHGRHDTEVTSVSLRGGDLDPDKILRWIGDITQALGPNILRLKGILAFKDEPKRYVVQGVHMIVEGDLQREWRDGEARESRLVFIGRQLDRRKLEDGFKACLAA from the coding sequence GTGTCCGAAAAGTCCGCCGCGCCGATCCCCGTCACCGTGCTGACCGGCTATCTCGGCGCCGGCAAGACCACGCTCCTGAACCGCATCCTCACCGAGGACCACGGCAAGCGCTACGCCGTGATCGTCAACGAGTTCGGCGAGATCGGCATCGACAACGACCTCATCGTCGACACCGACGAGGAGGTCTACGAGATGAACAACGGCTGCATCTGCTGCACCGTGCGCGGCGACCTGATCCGCGTCGTCGAGAATCTCGCCAAGCGCCGCGGCGCCTTCGACGCCATCCTGGTCGAGACCACCGGCCTCGCCGACCCCGCCCCGGTGGCGCAGACCTTCTTCATGGACGAGGAGGTGCGCAAGATGAGCCGCCTCGACGCCGTGGTCACCGTGGTCGACGCCAAGCATCTGATGGACCGCCTCGCCGACGCGCCCGAGGCCGAGGACCAGGTCGCCTTCGCCGACGTCATCCTGCTCAACAAGACCGACCTCGTCTCGGCCGAGGAGCTCGCCGAGGTCGAGGCGACGCTGCGCCAGCTCAACCCCTACGCCCGGATCCACCGGACGCAGCGCTCGCAGGTTCCGCTCGACGCCATCCTCGACAAGGGCGCCTTCGACCTCGACCGCATCCTCTCGCTCGACCCGCATTTCCTCGACGGCGAGGAGGATGACCACGTCTGCGGCCCCGACTGCGACCACGACCACCATCACCACCACGGTCACGACCACGACCACGGTCACCACCACCACGGCCGCCACGACACCGAGGTGACATCGGTGTCGCTGCGCGGCGGCGACCTCGACCCCGACAAGATCCTGCGCTGGATCGGCGACATCACCCAGGCGCTCGGGCCGAACATCCTGCGCCTCAAGGGCATCCTGGCCTTCAAGGACGAGCCGAAGCGCTACGTGGTCCAGGGCGTCCACATGATCGTCGAGGGCGACCTGCAGCGCGAGTGGCGCGACGGCGAGGCCCGCGAGAGCCGCCTCGTCTTCATCGGCCGCCAGCTCGACCGCCGGAAGCTCGAGGACGGTTTCAAGGCCTGCCTCGCGGCCTGA
- a CDS encoding DMT family transporter has product MTRIGKGAAPAEAAAGRPGASRMRAIAYMVCGVTVFAGLDASAKFAARELPVLEVAWFRYFFHFVIAVAVLNPISAPTAWRISRPVAQALRAAMLVGSTLSNFLALRYLQLDQTVSINFLTPLVIAGLSAALLGERIGPRRAAAILVGFGGILMVTRPGLGGFHPAMLLSLFTVLCNSGYNMLTRSLARTESPGSMLLVVAGVPCVVLLPALVLVFETPDRLDLWFFMVATGVTGAGGHFLLILAHRHASASVLAPFGYAQIVGTIAIGWAMFGDVPDRWTLAGAAVVVASGLYLFHRERVTGARLRDTATLPAE; this is encoded by the coding sequence GTGACGAGGATCGGCAAGGGCGCTGCGCCGGCGGAGGCGGCGGCGGGGCGTCCGGGCGCGTCGCGCATGCGCGCGATCGCCTACATGGTGTGCGGCGTCACGGTGTTCGCCGGGCTCGACGCCTCCGCCAAGTTCGCCGCCCGCGAACTTCCGGTGCTCGAGGTCGCCTGGTTCCGCTACTTCTTCCACTTCGTCATCGCGGTCGCGGTGCTGAACCCGATCTCGGCGCCGACGGCGTGGCGGATCAGCCGTCCGGTGGCGCAGGCGCTCAGGGCCGCGATGCTGGTCGGCTCGACGCTCAGCAACTTCCTGGCGCTGCGCTATCTCCAGCTCGACCAGACCGTCAGCATCAACTTCCTGACGCCGCTGGTGATCGCCGGCCTCTCCGCCGCGCTGCTCGGCGAGCGCATCGGCCCGCGCCGGGCCGCCGCCATCCTGGTCGGCTTCGGCGGCATCCTGATGGTGACGCGGCCGGGACTCGGCGGCTTCCACCCGGCGATGCTGTTGTCGCTGTTCACCGTGCTCTGCAACTCCGGCTACAACATGCTGACGCGCTCGCTGGCGCGCACCGAGTCGCCCGGCAGCATGCTGCTGGTGGTCGCCGGCGTGCCCTGCGTCGTGCTGCTGCCGGCGCTGGTCCTGGTGTTCGAGACGCCGGACCGGCTCGACCTCTGGTTCTTCATGGTCGCGACCGGCGTCACCGGCGCCGGCGGCCACTTCCTGCTGATCCTCGCCCACCGCCACGCCTCGGCCTCGGTGCTGGCGCCGTTCGGCTACGCCCAGATCGTCGGCACGATCGCGATCGGCTGGGCGATGTTCGGCGACGTGCCCGACCGCTGGACCCTCGCCGGCGCCGCCGTGGTGGTTGCCTCCGGGCTCTACCTGTTCCACCGCGAGCGCGTCACCGGCGCCCGCCTACGGGATACCGCGACGCTGCCGGCCGAGTGA
- a CDS encoding LacI family DNA-binding transcriptional regulator: MVPPNPDDVRRSRRRRITLSQLAAQLDVSTATVSLALRDNPAVSADTRKRVQALAKEMGYIYNRQAASLRTARTDIVGVVVHDVLNPYFAEVFRAVEAELEKNGFTILICNHRDEIARQRNFVKVLQQQNADGLVICPSLGTTREDIDEIVRAGTPVTIICRDVDGAAVPSVRGDDVRGMHEITAHLIARGHRAIAFVGGRRHTSSGRDRHAGFMAAMTEAGLSPVADIPELMSQGDGRAAVDELLAAPVRATAVVCFNDVLAFGLMSGLQKAGLRPGIDVAVTGYDDVDGSESWSPALTTVKNGSDEIGIEAARAIRALIAGDPAPFEHMLIPPKLELRDSSAIAPA, from the coding sequence ATGGTGCCCCCCAATCCCGACGACGTCAGGCGTTCGCGGCGTCGGCGCATCACCCTCAGTCAGTTGGCGGCACAGCTCGACGTCTCGACGGCGACGGTGTCGCTGGCGCTGCGCGACAACCCCGCCGTCTCCGCCGACACCCGCAAGCGCGTCCAGGCGCTCGCGAAGGAAATGGGCTACATCTACAATCGTCAGGCCGCCTCGCTGCGCACGGCCCGGACCGACATCGTCGGCGTCGTCGTCCACGACGTGCTCAATCCCTATTTCGCCGAGGTGTTCCGGGCGGTCGAGGCCGAGCTCGAGAAGAACGGCTTCACCATCCTGATCTGCAACCATCGCGACGAGATCGCCCGCCAGCGCAATTTCGTGAAGGTGCTGCAGCAGCAGAACGCCGACGGCCTCGTGATCTGCCCCTCGCTCGGCACCACCCGCGAGGACATCGACGAGATCGTCCGCGCCGGCACCCCGGTCACCATCATCTGCCGCGACGTCGACGGCGCGGCGGTGCCGAGCGTGCGCGGCGACGACGTCCGCGGCATGCACGAGATCACCGCCCACCTGATCGCCAGGGGTCACCGCGCCATCGCCTTCGTCGGCGGGCGCCGCCACACCTCCTCGGGCCGCGACCGCCACGCCGGCTTCATGGCGGCGATGACCGAGGCCGGCCTGTCGCCGGTCGCCGACATCCCCGAGCTGATGAGCCAGGGCGACGGCCGCGCCGCGGTCGACGAACTGCTCGCCGCGCCGGTGCGCGCCACCGCGGTCGTCTGCTTCAACGACGTGCTCGCCTTCGGCCTGATGTCCGGCCTGCAGAAGGCCGGGCTCCGGCCCGGCATCGACGTCGCCGTCACCGGCTACGACGACGTCGACGGCTCGGAGAGCTGGTCGCCCGCGCTCACCACCGTCAAGAACGGCTCGGACGAGATCGGCATAGAGGCGGCGCGGGCGATCCGCGCGCTGATCGCCGGCGATCCCGCACCCTTCGAGCACATGCTGATCCCGCCCAAGCTCGAGCTGCGCGACTCCAGCGCGATCGCGCCGGCCTGA